A window from Shimia isoporae encodes these proteins:
- a CDS encoding fatty acid desaturase has protein sequence MNVGDAEILDHKEALSRLSPELRATLQTRSDVAGLRHLSCYLLVLIAFALWVGLKLPLWPVALLPLGILWSFLFTLSHECTHDTPFASRWINRVVGSACALPLLLPFNWFRAFHMAHHKFTNDPAKDPELNHGPRPETLWAYMKYLSGLSYWAGMAKTIWKNAFGDIDAPYLPRRQHKRMRLEARILLLAYAGLLCSLIWSPVLVWVWVVPSLIGQPFLRAYLLAEHGLCPPVANMLENSRTTFSNRLVRFLAWNMPFHAEHHAFPNVPFHQLPALHAELKPHLKSTSDGYTAFHKDYRRQL, from the coding sequence ATGAACGTCGGCGACGCGGAAATTCTGGATCACAAGGAGGCCTTGTCCCGCCTGTCACCAGAGCTCCGAGCCACACTTCAAACTCGGTCCGATGTCGCCGGCTTGCGGCACCTCTCTTGCTACTTGCTTGTTTTGATTGCATTTGCGCTCTGGGTTGGTCTCAAGCTTCCCCTATGGCCTGTTGCCCTGCTTCCCCTTGGCATTCTCTGGAGTTTCCTCTTCACGCTCAGCCATGAATGCACGCATGACACGCCATTTGCCTCCCGATGGATCAACCGCGTCGTTGGCAGCGCTTGCGCCCTTCCGCTTTTGTTGCCTTTCAACTGGTTTCGCGCCTTCCACATGGCGCACCATAAATTCACCAACGATCCCGCCAAAGATCCGGAACTGAACCATGGCCCCCGCCCCGAAACACTCTGGGCATACATGAAATATCTCTCGGGCTTGAGCTACTGGGCCGGCATGGCCAAAACGATCTGGAAAAACGCCTTCGGAGACATCGACGCACCCTACCTGCCACGGAGACAGCACAAAAGAATGCGGCTCGAAGCCCGCATTCTGCTGCTCGCTTATGCCGGACTTCTATGTTCGCTGATCTGGTCGCCCGTCTTGGTCTGGGTCTGGGTTGTGCCAAGCCTGATCGGCCAACCATTTCTGCGCGCCTACCTGTTGGCCGAGCACGGTCTCTGCCCACCCGTCGCCAACATGCTGGAAAACTCACGCACAACGTTTAGCAACCGCCTTGTGCGTTTTCTGGCGTGGAACATGCCCTTCCACGCGGAACATCACGCGTTTCCAAATGTGCCATTCCATCAGCTCCCCGCACTTCACGCGGAACTGAAACCACACTTGAAAAGCACATCGGACGGATACACGGCTTTTCACAAGGATTACCGCCGACAGCTTTGA
- a CDS encoding anhydro-N-acetylmuramic acid kinase: protein MMKAKSGGAVVRALGAMSGTSLDGVDAAVVETDGVAIQSFGESAYRAYSREEQQVLEAALGHWSGVEAEAAAAVIEAAHAEVLRGFSDAGLVGFHGQTLAHEPRGRGTCQVGDGQALAETLGVPVVWDFRTADVELGGEGAPLAPFFHFACAKWFGATEPVAFLNLGGVGNLTWVDPRKGAPEEDGALLAFDTGPANAPLNDLLRLRRGMNFDEGGKVAAAGTVATGALELFLQEAYFSRIPPKSLDRNDFPEMMDLVRELSDEDAAATMTAMCAASVAQGMAHCPTPPSKVLVTGGGRHNPVLMEMLRVSLECPVVPVEDVGLDGDMLEAQAFAYLAVRVARGLPTSCPATTGVMALVGGGTVSEPSR from the coding sequence ATGATGAAGGCCAAAAGCGGCGGGGCTGTGGTGCGTGCTCTCGGGGCGATGTCAGGGACATCGCTGGACGGTGTGGACGCAGCCGTGGTCGAGACAGATGGCGTTGCAATTCAAAGCTTTGGCGAGAGTGCCTATCGTGCCTATTCGCGGGAGGAACAACAGGTTCTCGAGGCTGCTCTGGGACACTGGTCGGGTGTTGAAGCGGAGGCCGCTGCGGCAGTGATCGAGGCCGCGCATGCCGAGGTACTACGAGGGTTTTCCGATGCAGGTCTGGTCGGATTTCACGGCCAAACACTGGCGCATGAACCGCGTGGGCGCGGCACCTGTCAGGTTGGCGATGGTCAGGCTCTGGCCGAGACACTGGGCGTGCCGGTGGTTTGGGATTTCCGGACGGCTGATGTGGAACTTGGCGGGGAGGGTGCGCCGCTGGCGCCGTTCTTTCACTTTGCCTGCGCGAAATGGTTCGGCGCGACCGAGCCGGTTGCCTTTCTGAACCTTGGCGGCGTGGGTAATTTGACGTGGGTTGATCCGCGCAAAGGAGCGCCTGAAGAGGACGGTGCTTTGTTGGCGTTTGACACAGGCCCTGCCAACGCGCCTCTCAACGACTTGTTGCGGTTGCGGCGCGGGATGAATTTTGACGAAGGCGGCAAAGTCGCCGCGGCCGGCACTGTCGCGACCGGGGCATTGGAGTTGTTTCTGCAGGAAGCGTATTTCTCACGAATTCCACCTAAGTCTCTGGATCGGAACGATTTTCCTGAAATGATGGACCTTGTGAGGGAATTGTCTGACGAAGATGCGGCGGCCACGATGACAGCGATGTGCGCCGCGTCGGTCGCGCAGGGTATGGCGCACTGTCCGACGCCTCCGTCGAAAGTTCTGGTCACGGGCGGTGGCCGTCATAATCCGGTGTTGATGGAGATGCTGCGTGTGTCGCTGGAGTGTCCGGTGGTGCCCGTAGAGGATGTCGGGTTGGATGGAGATATGCTGGAAGCGCAGGCTTTTGCCTATCTGGCCGTGCGTGTCGCACGTGGATTGCCGACCAGTTGTCCGGCCACCACTGGCGTCATGGCGCTGGTCGGTGGCGGCACGGTGAGCGAACCGTCGCGGTAA
- a CDS encoding cupin domain-containing protein, translated as MTADEIIAHLDLAPHPEGGHYRQTWIAGSQDGERPAGTAIYFLLKEGEASHWHRVDATEIWHHYAGDPLILSLAETEKGPARDHTLGPDLTSGALPQLIVPEGHWQAARSTGGWTLVGCTVSPAFQFEGFELAPSGFDIPR; from the coding sequence ATGACAGCCGACGAGATTATTGCTCACCTCGACCTCGCTCCGCACCCCGAAGGCGGTCACTACCGCCAGACCTGGATTGCCGGGTCTCAGGACGGCGAACGCCCTGCAGGCACGGCCATCTACTTTCTGCTCAAGGAAGGAGAAGCCAGCCACTGGCACCGCGTTGATGCCACCGAGATCTGGCACCACTATGCAGGTGATCCCTTGATCCTGTCCCTCGCCGAGACCGAAAAGGGCCCGGCCCGCGACCACACCCTTGGACCCGATCTGACGTCCGGCGCTTTGCCACAATTGATTGTGCCAGAAGGTCACTGGCAGGCAGCCCGTTCCACCGGCGGCTGGACACTCGTCGGCTGCACGGTTTCACCCGCGTTCCAGTTTGAGGGGTTCGAACTTGCCCCGAGCGGCTTCGACATTCCGCGATGA